A region from the Aegilops tauschii subsp. strangulata cultivar AL8/78 chromosome 5, Aet v6.0, whole genome shotgun sequence genome encodes:
- the LOC109758680 gene encoding uncharacterized protein, whose product MPEQSKRQRGRKRTAAATLLLAYAALAMERADAALLPAVYREIGAALQTSPTALGSIALSRSVVQAACYPLAAYLAARHDRLTVIALGAFLWAAATLLIGLSTTFAQMAVTAALNGVGLALQIPAIFAFVADSVDGTNRGMAFGWLMVASKAGTVGGTTLGLLMAPTSFFGVPGWRLAFLLLAAVGAAVGLSIRAFAAASKAPVRAAKPVRQELQDFAREAKAVLRIPSFQVIVAQGLTGSFPWSALSFTAMWLELVGFSHGETAALMTLFKVATSLGGLFGGKMGDVLAGRLKNSGRIILAQVSAGSAIPLACVLLLALPNEPATFAHHGAALFVMGFMASWNTSATNSPILAEIVPPRSRTSVYALDRTFEAVLASFAPPVVGMLAEHLYGYKLVRSAASGAEHAASVETDRHNAISLARALYTAIAIPMALCCLVYSFLYCTYPRDRDLARAETARDGGGARPGGEGSDNEDEGEEERELLPQ is encoded by the exons ATGCCGGAGCAGAGCAAGAGGCAGCGAGGCCGCAAGCGCACGGCGGCAGCGACGCTGCTCCTCGCGTACGCGGCCCTGGCCATGGAGCGCGCCGACGCGGCGCTGCTCCCTGCGGTGTACAGGGAGATCGGCGCCGCGCTGCAGACCTCGCCCACCGCGCTCGGCTCCATCGCGCTCTCCCGCTCCGTCGTGCAGGCCGCGTGCTACCCCCTCGCCGCATACCTGGCCGCCCGGCACGACCGCCTCACCGTCATCGCCCTCGGCGCGTTCCTCTGGGCCGCTGCCACCTTGCTCATAGGCCTCTCCACCACCTTTGCGCAG ATGGCCGTGACGGCGGCGTTGAACGGCGTCGGGCTGGCGTTGCAGATCCCGGCGATCTTCGCCTTCGTCGCGGACTCCGTCGATGGCACGAACAGGGGCATGGCCTTCGGGTGGCTCATGGTGGCCAGCAAGGCCGGCACCGTGGGCGGCACCACCCTTGGCCTACTCATGGCGCCCACCTCCTTCTTTGGTGTTCCGGGTTGGCGGCTCGCCTTCCTCCTGCTGGCCGCCGTGGGGGCGGCGGTCGGCTTGTCCATCCGCGCGTTCGCGGCCGCCAGCAAGGCCCCGGTCCGGGCCGCCAAGCCGGTGCGGCAGGAGCTGCAGGACttcgcgagggaggcgaaggccGTGCTACGGATCCCGTCGTTTCAGGTCATCGTCGCGCAGGGACTCACGGGTTCGTTCCCCTGGTCCGCGCTGTCCTTCACGGCTATGTGGCTCGAGCTAGTCGGCTTCTCCCacggcgagacggcggcgctgaTGACTCTGTTCAAGGTCGCCACGTCGCTGGGCGGCCTCTTCGGCGGCAAGATGGGGGACGTCCTCGCCGGGAGGCTCAAGAACTCAGGCCGCATCATCCTCGCGCAGGTCAGCGCCGGCTCGGCGATCCCCCTCGCCTGCGTCCTGCTGCTCGCGCTCCCGAACGAGCCGGCGACTTTCGCCCACCACGGCGCCGCGCTGTTCGTCATGGGGTTCATGGCCTCCTGGAACACCTCGGCCACCAACAGCCCGATACTGGCCGAGATCGTGCCGCCGCGGTCGAGGACGAGCGTGTACGCGCTGGACCGGACGTTCGAGGCCGTGCTCGCCTCGTTCGCTCCCCCGGTGGTCGGCATGCTCGCCGAGCACCTCTACGGCTACAAGCTGGTGCGCTCTGCTGCGAGCGGCGCAGAGCACGCGGCCTCCGTCGAGACGGACCGGCACAACGCGATCTCCCTCGCCAGGGCCCTGTACACCGCGATCGCCATCCCCATGGCGCTGTGCTGCCTCGTCTACTCGTTTCTGTACTGCACCTATCCCAGAGACAGAGACCTGGCGCGGGCTGAGACGGCGCGAGATGGAGGTGGAGCCCGTCCCGGCGGCGAGGGGTCCGACAACGAGGAtgaaggggaggaggagagggagctgCTGCCACAGTGA
- the LOC109758662 gene encoding uncharacterized protein: MLPRCRGGSGYRGVRVRPSGTYSASIRLGGGVRLGLGTFDTAQDGARAYDVAAWRLRRSRWDMNFTDVATPERAHELAPFPRLITDEDRRKNRRRERRLSLAEMDEEAMALWRQRFPQDIINEEQDSRDERFLDAYAPTSEEDITETESESENDK, from the exons ATGCTGCCTCGCTGCCGGGGAGGTTCGggctaccgcggcgtccgcgtgCGTCCGTCCGGCACCTACTCCGCCTCGATCCGGTTGGGCGGCGGCGTGCGCCTCGGCCTCGGAACCTTCGACACCGCCCAGGACggcgcccgcgcgtacgacgttgcggcgtggcgcctccggcgGTCCCGTTGGGACATGAACTTCACCGACGTGGCTACGCCGGAACGGGCACATGAGTTGGCTCCTTTcccgcggcttatcaccgacgaggatcggcGCAAAAACCGGAGGCGGGAGCGCCGTCTCAGCCTGGCCGAGATGGATGAGGAAGCCATGGCACTGTGGAGGCAACGCTTCCCGCAAGATATCATCAACGAGGAACA AGACTCCCGCGACGAGCGGTTCCTTGACGCCTACGCTCCAACGTctgaggaggacatcaccgagacAGAGTCCGAGTCGGAGAATGACAAGTAG
- the LOC109758642 gene encoding uncharacterized protein, with the protein MGPAVAWEERRTLVLVNLASIMERADEALLPAVYREVGAALHATPTGLGALTLYRSIVQAACYPLAAYAASRHNRAHVIAVGAFLWAAATFLVAISETFLQVAISRGLNGIGLALVIPAVQSLVADSTDDDHRGTAFGWLQLTSSIGSIIGGFSALLLAPTTIFGVEGWRFAFHLVAAISVVVGALVWFFAVDPNFRTDVASAAEKRSAWDEARELLREAKSVIQIPTFQIFVAQGVSGSFPWSAMSFLSMWLELIGFSHGDTAVYMTMFSVATSLGGLLGGKMGDALARRYPNAGRIVLSQISAGSAVPLAGILLLGLPDDPSTGLAHGLVLFVMGLIISWNAAATNSPIFAEIVPVKSRTSIYALDRSFESILASFAPPAAGFLSQHLYGFRLADGGAGKATAERDRENAASLAKALYTAIAIPMTVCALIYSLLYRTYPRDRERARMQSLIGSELQHMELLEEGGDGDEQFELFETEADDSDVGTKKLLANRES; encoded by the exons ATGGGGCCGGCGGTGGCGTGGGAGGAACGGCGGACGCTGGTTCTGGTGAACCTGGCGTCCATCATGGAGCGCGCCGACGAGGCGCTGCtgccggcggtgtaccgggaggTCGGAGCCGCCCTGCACGCCACGCCCACGGGCCTCGGCGCGCTCACCCTGTACCGCTCCATCGTGCAGGCCGCGTGCTACCCGCTGGCCGCGTACGCCGCTTCCCGCCACAACCGCGCCCACGTCATCGCCGTGGGGGCGTTCCTCTGGGCCGCCGCGACCTTCCTCGTCGCCATCTCCGAAACCTTCCTCCAG GTGGCGATTTCGAGAGGCCTGAACGGCATCGGCCTGGCTCTCGTCATACCGGCGGTCCAGTCACTGGTGGCCGACTCCACCGACGACGACCACCGCGGCACGGCCTTCGGGTGGCTGCAGCTGACCAGCAGCATCGGGTCCATCATCGGGGGCTTCTCCGCCCTGCTGCTGGCGCCGACCACCATCTTCGGGGTCGAGGGCTGGCGCTTCGcgttccacctcgtggcggccATCAGCGTCGTCGTGGGCGCCCTCGTGTGGTTCTTCGCCGTCGACCCCAACTTCCGGACGGACGTAGCATCGGCGGCGGAGAAACGGTCCGCGTGGGACGAGGCCAGGGAGCTGCTCAGGGAGGCCAAGTCGGTGATCCAGATCCCGACGTTCCAGATCTTCGTGGCGCAGGGCGTGAGCGGCTCGTTCCCGTGGTCGGCCATGTCGTTCCTGTCCATGTGGCTGGAGCTCATCGGGTTCAGCCACGGGGATACCGCCGTCTACATGACGATGTTCTCCGTCGCGACGTCCCtgggcggcctcctcggcggcaaGATGGGCGACGCCCTCGCCCGGCGGTACCCGAACGCCGGGAGGATCGTGCTGTCCCAGATCAGCGCCGGCTCGGCCGTGCCTCTGGCCGGCATCCTGCTCCTCGGCCTCCCGGATGACCCGTCCACCGGCCTCGCGCACGGGCTCGTCCTCTTCGTCATGGGACTGATCATCTCCTGGAATGCAGCCGCGACAAACAG CCCGATCTTCGCGGAGATCGTGCCGGTGAAATCAAGAACGAGCATCTACGCGCTGGACAGGTCGTTCGAGTCGATCCTGGCCTCGTTCGCGCCGCCGGCCGCgggcttcctgtcgcagcacctCTACGGGTTCAGGCTGGCGGACGGCGGCGCAGGGAAGGCCACCGCCGAGAGGGACCGGGAGAACGCGGCGTCGCTGGCCAAGGCGCTGTACACGGCCATCGCCATCCCCATGACGGTGTGCGCGCTCATATACTCGCTGCTGTACCGCACGTACCCGCGGGACAGGGAGCGCGCGCGGATGCAGTCGCTGATCGGGTCGGAGCTGCAGCACATGGAGCTGCTCGAGGAgggtggcgacggcgacgagcagtTCGAACTCTTCGAAACGGAAGCGGATGACAGTGACGTGGGAACCAAGAAGCTGCTGGCGAACCGGGAGTCCTGA